The following proteins are co-located in the Pseudomonas cavernae genome:
- a CDS encoding helix-turn-helix domain-containing protein, translated as MAARSSNSVPVFKLYGETAWPTPDLIHCESIAERSRLHDWLIRPHRHTDLVQLLYVQRGEAWLEVEGVANYIDAPALQVVPALAIHGFRFSPDVQGHVLSLAMPLVEQLAAEFAPDLLRQAGCYLVGADRPRLDTLFASIADEYQQQESGRDQMLTALITTLLIWGGRRVRLHGQADAGEQAPGREHLRAFTRLLEAHFREHWPIERYANQLGISAAHLNALCRRFAGMSALQLINQRLLLEARRCLVYTAMTIAEVSDSMGFSEPAYFSRFFKKGLGVSPKEFRAGRTDR; from the coding sequence ATGGCTGCAAGGTCGAGCAATAGCGTGCCGGTATTCAAGCTGTACGGCGAGACAGCCTGGCCGACGCCGGATCTGATCCATTGCGAGTCGATTGCCGAGCGCAGTCGCCTGCACGACTGGCTGATCAGGCCGCACCGCCATACCGATCTGGTGCAGCTCCTGTATGTGCAGCGCGGCGAGGCCTGGCTGGAAGTCGAGGGCGTAGCCAACTATATCGACGCGCCGGCGCTACAGGTGGTGCCGGCACTGGCCATCCATGGTTTTCGCTTCTCGCCGGATGTGCAGGGCCACGTGCTGAGCCTGGCAATGCCGCTGGTTGAGCAACTCGCCGCCGAATTCGCCCCCGACTTGCTGCGGCAGGCCGGCTGCTACCTGGTCGGTGCCGATCGGCCGCGGCTCGATACGCTGTTCGCCTCCATCGCCGATGAGTATCAGCAGCAGGAGTCCGGCCGCGACCAGATGCTCACGGCGCTGATCACCACGCTGCTGATCTGGGGCGGCCGCCGCGTGCGCCTGCATGGTCAGGCCGATGCCGGTGAGCAGGCGCCGGGGCGCGAACACCTGCGCGCCTTCACGCGCCTGCTCGAGGCACATTTCCGTGAGCACTGGCCAATCGAACGCTACGCCAACCAGCTCGGCATCAGCGCCGCCCACCTGAATGCCCTGTGCCGCCGATTCGCCGGTATGTCGGCATTGCAGCTGATCAACCAGCGCTTGTTGCTCGAGGCGCGCCGCTGCCTGGTCTACACCGCCATGACCATCGCCGAGGTATCCGACAGCATGGGCTTTTCCGAGCCGGCGTACTTTTCGCGATTCTTCAAGAAGGGACTGGGCGTGTCGCCGAAGGAGTTTCGTGCTGGCAGAACGGATAGGTAG
- the pobA gene encoding 4-hydroxybenzoate 3-monooxygenase, with the protein MKTQVAIIGAGPSGLLLGQLLSNAGIDNVVIERQSPDYVLGRIRAGVLEQGMVDLLRAAGVSARMDREGLVHDGFELAFDGRRERLDLKELTGGKTVMIYGQTEVTRDLMVARQASGATTFYSVPDAQLHELKGEQPHVTFTLNGESVRLDCDHIAGCDGFHGVARQSIPQGVLTEFERVYPFGWLGVLADTPPVNEELIYANHERGFALCSMRSPTRTRYYVQVGAEEQVENWSDERFWNELKSRLPDETAARLITGPSIEKSIAPLRSYVVEPMQYGHLFLVGDAAHIVPPTGAKGLNLAASDVSTLYRILLKVYRQGRHDLLERYSAVCLKRIWKAERFSWWMTSMLHKFPDTDAFSQRMQQTELDYFVGSEAGRKTIAENYVGLPYEPIE; encoded by the coding sequence ATGAAAACTCAAGTCGCCATCATCGGCGCCGGCCCTTCCGGCCTTTTGCTCGGCCAGCTGCTCAGTAATGCCGGCATCGACAACGTCGTCATCGAACGCCAGAGCCCCGACTACGTACTCGGCCGCATCCGCGCCGGAGTGCTCGAACAAGGCATGGTCGACTTGCTGCGCGCAGCCGGTGTCAGCGCGCGCATGGACCGTGAAGGATTGGTGCATGACGGTTTCGAGCTGGCCTTCGACGGCCGCCGCGAACGCCTCGACCTGAAGGAACTGACGGGCGGCAAGACCGTGATGATCTACGGCCAGACCGAGGTCACCCGCGATTTGATGGTGGCCCGCCAAGCCAGCGGCGCCACCACCTTCTACAGCGTGCCCGATGCCCAGCTGCACGAGCTCAAGGGCGAGCAGCCGCACGTCACCTTCACCCTCAATGGCGAAAGCGTGCGCCTCGATTGCGACCATATCGCCGGCTGCGATGGCTTCCATGGCGTGGCACGCCAATCGATCCCGCAGGGCGTGCTCACCGAGTTCGAACGGGTCTATCCGTTCGGCTGGCTGGGGGTGCTGGCCGACACACCGCCGGTCAACGAGGAACTGATCTACGCCAACCACGAGCGCGGCTTCGCCCTGTGCAGCATGCGTTCGCCGACGCGCACTCGTTACTACGTGCAGGTGGGCGCCGAGGAGCAGGTCGAGAACTGGTCCGATGAGCGCTTCTGGAACGAGCTGAAAAGCCGCTTGCCGGACGAAACCGCCGCCCGCCTGATCACCGGTCCGTCGATCGAAAAGAGCATCGCCCCGCTGCGCAGCTACGTGGTCGAGCCCATGCAGTACGGCCACCTGTTCCTGGTCGGCGACGCCGCGCACATCGTCCCGCCCACCGGCGCCAAGGGCCTGAACCTGGCGGCCAGCGACGTCAGCACGCTGTATCGCATCCTCCTCAAGGTCTATCGCCAGGGCCGTCACGATCTGCTCGAGCGCTATTCCGCGGTGTGCCTGAAACGCATCTGGAAGGCCGAGCGCTTCTCCTGGTGGATGACCTCGATGCTGCACAAGTTCCCCGATACCGATGCCTTCAGCCAGCGCATGCAGCAGACCGAACTGGACTACTTCGTCGGCTCCGAAGCAGGGCGCAAAACCATTGCGGAAAACTACGTCGGTCTCCCTTACGAGCCCATCGAATAG